Within Desmodus rotundus isolate HL8 chromosome 6, HLdesRot8A.1, whole genome shotgun sequence, the genomic segment TGCCTGAGCACATCCAGCAGCTGCAGCACCAGGGCATCGAGTACGACGTCATCACCCTGACCGATGACTGAGCCCCAGGGCGCAACGCAGACCACGGATGTTGGGGCCggccctgcgggggtgggggcgccCCACCAGGACTCATGTCCTTGCTCCACCTAGGGTCTCCGGATACTGGGAAGCCAGCATCCCGTCACTCCAAGGGAACCAGACCTGtgctgtgggggttgggggacagcCACGGGCGCCAGCCTGGACATGCTGGGTGCCCCAGCCTGCAGGCAGGCTTTGggagagaaatttatttttgtttggatgGACCCACTGGCCTCTCAGTCTCAATAAAGGGACCAgagtccagccctggccagctcAATTTGTCCACTTGTTGCTACAGCGTGAAAGCAGGGAAGACttggggagcagaaggaaagaaaggtggAGCCTGTGACAGCCACAAGGGGGGAATGAGGTGGAGGCGGCCTGGCCTGCAGTGCATCCAGCCTCGCCTGTGTAAGTACGGTGGCCCCAAAGCAGGGCAGGCCTGATACAGCCTGTGAgagcccccagctccctcctccaggccccAAGGGGCACCTACTCCACACACAGAGGTCCGCAAAGGGCACCACAGCCAGGAGCCCGTTTGCCCGGAAGCTGTGGTGAGGCCTGCAATGGCTCAGAGCCGCGTTTCCTCCTGACCCTTGACTGCAAGACACCTGCTGCCCACTCACTGCGCCGGTTGCAGGGCCAGCATGTGTCCAGCTTTCCTCCTGTGCACAGCTGCCTGGGggactggccagggctcagcagTGGGAGTGTGGGGCTTACCAGACAGATGATGCAGGGCTTGGGACTCCAGACCTGCTGGGCAGAGGCTGAGGCCACCAGGGTCCCAGtggtggggacagcagggagagAAGTTAAGACCCcggagccctggggtggggcggTAGGAGCCAGGGGTTATGAGGTGAGCCTGGATGTACAGAGCTGTGGTCCCAGAGTGGCTCCAGGTACCTGAGCCCTCTCTGCCCTCAAGACCTTCACTCGTTCTTGGGAGAGggcttttgtatttccttttacaAATGAAACAAGGTGGCAcaggtggggggagaaggggtggggcCTATTTACAGGGGACTTGGAGTCTGAGGTgggaagttggggggggggaggcagggaggggagcctTAGCAGAGCCGTAATCTTCCTATGTCATTGGCAGCCCGAGAGCCCTGAGTCCCGTAGTCCGTACCAGCACCCTGGGGCTCCTCCTCCCCGCAGGATGTGTTAAGTGGGGTGAGGCTCTCTGCTAGGGCCCTGTTCTCGGCCGGAGTCCCGGTCCTTGGCctccgaggaggaggaggaagaggaagaactgGAGCCATGGCTTCGGCCAGACTGCCGGTAGGCAGCAATCAGCTCCTGCAGCCGCTCAGCTGTCGGCCCCCACTTGGCAAAGCCGGGGTCGTTCTGCAGGAAGAGGATGGCTGTGTTGTGGACAGCCTTGTAGTGCATCTCCTCCCTGcgggcagaggcagcagctcaGGGTCAGGCTCGGCCAGCCCAGTTGGTCcagccctcccaccctgcccctccctgggcaccCACTTCTTGCAGATGTGCTGGGACCCACTGCGGTACTCATGCTCAAAGGCGGGCAGGACCAGCTGGTGGCGTTTGAAGTGGCTCTGCTCCATGCGGGTGAGCGCTGGTGTCGGGGGGTCCCTCCACTCGGGGATGAACACGATGAAGGACAGGGGCTCTGGAGAGCTCTCGAGCAGTTTCTACGGGAGGTGGCATGGGATGGCTGTCAGGGGCTGCTCTCTGGGTGGATGGCGATCTTGCTTGCCACCCCCCAGCCCAGTGGCAGCATACCCACCTCGAAGTGAGAAACCATGGCATCCATGAGCTCCTCGCAGAAAGGAGGGTTGGCCTCAAAGGAACCACTCAGTGGGGAGAagtccaggcagggcctggggacagaggtgagCATTCTAAGTTCCGGTCTCAGCCAAAAACAGATGCTGCCCACCCCTAGGCAGCCACGCTGAAGACATGGCCTTGATGAGGCCGGAGGCCAACACTGACCACGAATTCCTCCTGTGACAACATGTGGCCATCTCCACTGAATACATGAGGACAGAGAGGCCCAGGCTTGACACCCCAAGTCACCAAGCTGACCAGTGGAGGGGCTAGAGTGCAAATCCAGCTCTTAGCCCACTGCCACCACAGCACAAGCCACACTCAGAGGAGCTCCCTAGCTGCTGAGCTTGCCCTACTGCTGGCCTGGCCCCATCTTCCTACTGGAGACAGCATCATCTCCTATCCGagctcacctcccacccccatgtgAGTCCATAAGGCCTGTAAGGCCTGTACcaccatttctctttcctctcagcGCTCCAAATATGGGCTAACTGTGAAAcccacaggctgggtgggggtggggggtgcaggctCCTGGAGGTTCAAGGGTATGTGCAAGGTCACAGAGTGACCTGGTAGGGTACAGGCAGGGACTGTACCAGAGACGGCCCAGCTCCAAAGCCCTACAGTGTTAGAAAAGAGGCTGGCCAGGGTGAGATCTCTGCCCTGGATGACAGCTTTCCAGGCCTGTGCAGCAGAGGCCCAGCATCCTCTAGCTCTCACCCGCGGGATCCAAAGTAGCCATCTGTGTCGGGGAAGGCAGAGCAGTACTGACGGAAGTAGCAGTTGAGTGGCGAGGCAAAGCACTCAAAAGTGACACCAAAGAGTCGGTGGAGGGCCTCGAAGACGTGCACTGGCAGCGATCCCTGCAGGCCTGTCCCCTCATAGAGGCCCACACCAAACATCATCTGCAGAGTGGCCACAGTCAGCATTTGGGGTTCAGCCTGCCCCCCGCACCCCCAGAGGAGCCCTGCCCTGCTACCCCAGGCCTGTACCTGGTACCGTCGGAGAAGACACCAGACTCGGGGCAGGAACCTCTCGAAGGCTGAGTCATCGATGCAGCTGTAGCGGTAGAGGAGCCACTGTGGGACAGAAAGCAGTGGGCTTCAGCACAGGTCCCCCTTCCTCACTGGCCTGCTCAGGACTCGGGGTCAAGAAAGATCCAGCCCTTGCCTTTCCCACCTGTGAAGacctgcctcccctcctgccagctCTTACCAGCTTACTGAAGTAGTTGCGGCTGACCTTGACCATCTCTCCCTTATACCGGATGCAGACCACATTATTCTCCATATGCATCTCTACACTGGGCATGGGGGGCGCAGACACAGCCAGCCGTACTGGGTAGCAGTACACCAGGCGGGGCTCCACCTCTGGGGCCTCCACCACCTCTGCAGACAGGAACAGCAAACAGTGAGGAACCACCCTGCCCCCGCTTGGCCGGTATCCTGGACAGCCTCCATGCTCACTGTGCGCCAGGGGTTCCCCCTCATCCCAGTCACCAAGGGAGGTACATCCCATCCCACAGAGAAGTGTGTGCAGCTCCAAGAGACACGTCAGGGATCAGTgggggcaagagctgggggccTGTGTCCACGGCCCTGTACTGACCCAGGCTCCCACTGTGCAATGTCTCCGGCCTGGCGGGCAAGCAGGCTCAGATGCCATGTGGAAATAACACTGCATCAGCTTCACAATAGTTACAATACCTTACTTAGGGATCTTTTGGGGGCCAAACACTAAGTTACCACTGAATCCTCACGTGATACTACTGGCCAGGTATCATACCTCTgtttgaggaaattgaggcttacaAGAGAATGGATCTAAATGCAGGTCCAACTAACAATACTTaccccctgcctgcctgtctctcaCCTTCTCGTTACTTCTTTCCTAGAAGAGTGCTGAGACCCCTGACCCTGCTGGGAGGAATGGCCCTCCCCAAACCAGTCTGGCCTTGAGGCTCTCACCCGTCCCTTCAGTCAGGGCCTAGGATACAGGACTGGGGCATCACAGCTGGCTCCCTGCCAGTCGGCCCCTACCTGGGATGTTGTTCTCCTTGAGGATGGCAAGGTGCTTCTCGCGGATCCGTTTGACATACTCCAGGGAGATGTGGTAGATCTTACTGCAGATGCCCTCCACGGAGTCCTTGGCGGCAGCCGAGACGTGGGGACCACACTGTTTCCGCAGATGCTCCAGGCGGTCCTGGAGGAGAGGGCTCTAGTgggctggtgggcaggggagTGGCTGCTGGGTTGCAGCAGTCCTTGTTTTGAAACaggctctgctacttactagctgtgccACTTGCATAAATCCCTTTGTGTCTCTGAATCATTCCTAGATGTTAAGGGCACCTGAAATACCTAATAAGACACTTGGAATATTAAATGTGATCACTCCTGTTCAGGGCCTAACAAGCCCCTAGCATACAGTAAGTGTCCAATAAATGCCAAGGTTACCCTGTGCCAGGTCCCATGATACTTGGCTGGGGAAACAGACAACCAGGCATTGTCCCTGCTTATACAGCATTTCCTTTCAGTGTACTGGGGGGAGAGATCATTAAAAAACGGGGTCCTTCCTTGGTTACTGCAGATTTGAAATGTGAGCTTTTAGCAGCTTGCAAGGGCAACGATGGGCATTTTCAGCTTCGCTGAATCACACGTGCGGAAGTGATGAGTGAGAACGAGTCTCTCTGGCTAGTGAGCACACACCTACCTCTGTCAGTCTCTACGTGTCAAGTACAGTTACTATCGTGAGGTACTTAACCTTGTTTCTTGTGAAAAATGGTCCTGAAAAGAAAGCCCACTGCTAGTGCTGGTGGAGTCAGAGGGGCGATGGGCCTGGTCCGGAACAAAGAATTGTTTGGGACACCTTAGGGGACTGAACTGAATCTTGTGGTAGCTCTTAAATATGatgtgaacacacacacccaaaaaaGACAGTTTGTCAACCTGTTTCTAAAAGTCACTCAAGAGATGGTGACTGTTACGTTAAGCTGAAAAGGTAGCAACTGACGGCGCGCAGCCAAGCACAGGAGTTCGTTGGGAACCTTAAGAGCAATGTTCTCTGGGAGAAAGCCAAGAGCCTAGACAAACATCTCCACTTTCGTGAGTTTGGGGACCGAGGAGTGTCAAGTCTGCTGTTTTGCACAAGAACAGGCTGCTGTGGGGCCCTGCCCAGCTTGGGCAGGCAGAGTGGGCTTCTGGGAGGAAGTGAGCACACAGCCTTTCCACTGGCCTTACTCAGGGCCACTTACCATGTAGTCCTCCTTGGAGGCTGAGTGGTCCTTCCGCAGCCAGCTGAAGGTGTCCTCCACGTTCCACTTGACCACCTTCCTGCTGTCAGGGGATGCACTCCTGCCAGAGGGAGGGCATGTAGCGGGGGCAGAGGTTAAGTGTCTGCTCCACCCCTTACTTCCCAAGTTTCCCCCATCCCACTTCCAGGCATCAACCCCTAGGCTTTCTTCTGCCTTTGGGAGCTTAGCCCCACTCTGCCTCCAAGAGCAATGACAGAGCCCTGTGAGTGAGCCAATGGCCTatgacctccccacccccatcacagAGCCCTCCGGCTGGAGGCAGGAAAGACAACCAAACCTGGACTCGATGAGCCGCCTGGCGGCCTCTGCGTATTTAAAAAGCAGGCGCTTGGCTTCCTCCCGGAATTTGATTCGAGATAACCTAGGTTAGAGAGTGGACAGTTAGAGCCCTGCTATACAGAACTGGACACAAACTAAATGGCCCTGGGCCAGCCTCAGCTGTGGGGACATACCTGATAGGAATGTCATTCATGATTTCACGAAACATGGAGGGCGACACAACCGGTTCACAGTTGCTTGGCAACAGAGGGTCAGAGCCTTTGTCCACGACCTTGCGCTCCAGCATCCAGCGGTTGAAAGATTCCCGAGGGGGCTCAATGCCTGCAAACAGGAGAGCTGATCACGGTCTGGATTTAGTCTGCGGGCTCCAGGCAGCCCAGCGCTGGAGAGGCACCACGTGGGCATTGGAGGTGCGACAGGAAACAGGACGCGGGGCGGGGTGTCAGGAGCTTCCATTCTCAgcaatgttttccaaagtgtattCTGAGCATAACTGGTTTTATCAAGTATGCTAATAAGTGTTGCACAGGGTAAGCAGGGGGCATTCTGTATTTCAGCAAAGTTAAGCAGGGTTATTCACTAGTTAAAACTGCCGTTCCTGTGCACTTCCCATCCCACTTATCCCCTGCAGTGCTCACGGGTGCTTTCATGTTTACACCCTTTCACAGACAGGCCTGGCCAGAGTGAGCGCTCTGAAAGCATCACTAACTGTGTTTCACTGTTACTGACCCCAGCCCCCCTTAATGTAGGCACTGTTGTCCCTATCTTACAGGTAACGACAGAGAACCAAGTGCAGAGAGGCTAAGTGAGGAGCCCAAACTCGGAGCCAGGGCTtagtggagctgggactccaacAGGCCTGCGCCCTCCGCAGCGCATGCTCAACCAGTGGGCCTAGCTGGCAGACCCTCGCTCCTGCTACAGATGGATAAAACAAAGGAGGCCGAGCCCCCAAGGGGACAGTTACCCTCTCGCTGCTGGCACAGCTCCCGGTAGTGCTGCCGCAGCTTCAGGATGAGCTGGGAGCGGAGCAGCTCCACGTCGGGATGCGGGGGCAGCACCTCTGAAGGCCCCCGGTGCTTGATGACAGCGTTGGTCTGGATGTCCAGATCCCAGTACACCCTTGGGGCACGGACAGGAGCAATGAGGAaagtagaggaaagggaaggaggggcacCCTGCCAGCCACCACACCCCCTCAGTCCCAGGCAGGCTGCCCACCAATGACGGATGCCCCTAAGCCAGTCAGCAGGGACTCACTCAGTGGGACGGAGAAGAGCTGCCTGCTGTTTATCTTCAGGGGACGCCCCCCAAATCTTCAGTGTTGGGGTTCCTGGGACATTAGGGGAGCTGGGCACCGATGGACCTGTGGGTGTCACAGGGATTTCGATCTGGAGCAAAAGAGTCAAAGGCAGCAAGTTAGGAAAGATGGCCAATGGCTCCAGCGCTGTGTGCACCTGGGGAGCTGTGCcctgggctccccccacccctgactaACCTGCCAAAGCCCAGCCCTTGCAGAGAACCACAGAACCTGCTGACTGCCTACCAGGGCACTGAACTCACCTTGGGCTTCTTCACACCATTGCCGCTTGGCTGCTCTTCCGAGAGCTGCCGCTTCCGAGGTTTGTTCTCAGCCGGGGGGGTCTCCACCAAGCTTGAGTCTTGGGGCAGAGGGGTCGCATTCAGCCCCAAAGGGTCCGACTGGAGGAGGGAGACCAGCAGAGTTACAATCAGGGCCAGCACCTTAGGAGTCCCAGTACTGCAGAATCCTGATGCCCTCGCCCCCTGCTCCTACTCCTTGGAGACCAACAGAGGGTGCTGGGATGCAGACAGAACACTGGGTTCCACTCCTGATGCTACTGGGTTGGCCAGAAGGTCTGTTacgtttttcttttctataagatggctctaggaGGGCtgagttgtcttgaacttcattcgaaacatttttgttagattatatcGTGACAGCTGCCAAAACagagtgcatttttttaaaaaatcagaattggtgaattttttgtgcagccattttaacattgaagatggcagaaaacatgcaacattttcggcatgttatgctttagtatttcaagacaggtaaaaacgcaactgaaacacaaagatttgtgcagtgtatggagaaggcgctgtgaccaAACATGTCTAAAGTGgcttgcgaagtttcttggtaccacTGACAATTTGACAAATGATCctttgctgtggagctgtcttatgcattggaagatgttgaGCTGcaaccctggcctctgcccactagaagctaatagtgggagagagccgacctactcaaaatatccaaatcaataaagttactggtgaaaatgaaaaatgtgtctttcattttatggaaagaactaaatgaagagactttttggccaacccagtacttgcAACTGTATGACCTTGGGGGTTACTTCCCTTCCTAATTCCCTCAGCTTCAAAATGGCCATGACACTTCGCCACTGCGACGGTAATTAAACAAGTCAAAGAATATGACCAGCTTAACATGACATCTGGCgtgaggccagcactcaatacacattagtttcttttccttaagGACCAGAATGAAAGTCAGGCGTGAAGGAAAAACTCAGGAAACGCGTATTTTTTAAGAAGCAAGGCCCTGTGAATGAACGCCTTTGGCGACACTAGGACTATAAATGTGACGATGGGCAGTGGGGCCCTGAAATCACACCAGGGGCAAGTCCTGCCCTGCTCGGATTGGCAGTGAGGTCTTGGGCCAGTCATTTCCActctctgcaaaatgggggtgcCAGCTGGCTTGACTGTTGCAAGAAAAGAAAGCCTATCCCAAGTGAGAGGGACCCAGGAGCTCACACTCCCACCAGAGAGCCCATATCTCCCCCACCACACTAACATCGCAGCTCCCCAGAATGCCCTTGTCCTCCCCTTACCATTTACCCTCAGCCAACCTTCTTATCTTAGCCACTAGTTCAGAAAAGCTCACAGAGAATCCCCCACCCTGGAACCCACTCAGGATCTTTGATGTACTCTAACGCCCTCCTTCACCCAAGTGCCACACTGTAATCCCACTGGCCCTGCCCCCCAGATGGTGTGCCCCGAGAGTGCGAGGGCAGGACCATGTCTACCTCGTTCACACTGCATCCCAAGTACGGTGCCCAATGTGTAGCACACGTTCAGTATTGTGCACTATTTTAATCATCAGTTTCCACACCAGTCTCGAGTCCAGGTTCCACGAGGGCAAGGGTTGTGTCTGTCTTGCTGTCACTGTACCCACAGGACTGGGCACAGAATAGCCGTCCAGGGTACATTTGGGGAAGACCAGATGCCCAAGGCTAGCACTTACAATCACGTCATGCTGGCCCAGCACAGGCATCTCCCACAGGGACTGGTTGGTGAATCTGTTGAAGTAGTAGGGACGGTTCTCCCTCCTGCTCCAGCACTTCTCCCAGCCCGCATGCACCAGCTCTTCTGCAAACAAGCACGGAACCCAGCCCGATCAGGGAGGCTCCTGGGCACCCTTCTGACCCCGCCACCCTGCCACTGTCCCTTGCCAGTACCTGGGAGGTCCTGCACCAGGCGGACGGGCTTTGGAGAACAGGGCTGGCTCTGATTGGAGGTGCCTGGGGAGTGACTCAGCAAGGACGCTTCCTCCCGGGGGCTGCCGTGATTCTCTTTGGCCATCTCAGCACCCACACCGGACCTGCCACAGAGGACCAAAGGGTGTCAGGGCCAGCAGGGCATGGAGTTCAACTCCACCGCCACCCACCAATTACAACCTAGAGGGCCCCGGGAGCACCTGCGGATGTGGGCAGATCAACCCAGACCTGTCCTGGGGGACCAGCACGGTGCCACAGAAGGAACCTGGAATCTAGGTCGCAGtatctcagctgtaaaatgggcgCACTCCTGTTGCTCCTCTTGCCTGAAATGTTCTTTCCCCAATTCTCTGCCTGGCTTGCCACTAGGTTCacatcctccaggaagccttccttgactctGCCTTCCCCAAGCAAGTGGTCAGAGCCCCTCCTCAGGACCATGAACATCTACACGGTAGCACACAGTAAGTCCATGGTCTATCAGCTTGGGGTTTTCCtccccattagactgtcagctctCCCAGGACTAGGAACTGGGTCCAGTGTAGCTCTCTCCAGAGTGCTCAGCAGGGTACCTGGGCCCCACAGGAGCTGTTTATTCTGCGCATGTTTACAAAGCACCAGCAACAAACGACAGAATAGGATCTGCCCTGGAGAAGCTATTCCCACAAGGAGGAATTGTAACTCCTCTTTCCTGCTTCTATCTGGTAAAATCTCACTGGCACAAGGCACAGCCCGGGAAGGGAGATGCCATCTAACTGGATGCCTCATTTTATGCTACAGGGTAAGAAGCAACCTGTTGCTAAAAGAACCAGTGGAACTGAGAAGGAATATCTAATTCAGTCCATCATAATCCCCAGGTGAAGTCTGTTTAAATACCAGGAAGAGGGTCAGCTCCTTTAGATGTGTATCAACTACTACCCCCACCCAAAACACACCCAGTACAAGTCTCAGTGGACAAAGTAGTTCCCAACTTGGCGTCAGACTCCTAGGCCGCCAACCGTGACCACATCGGTGATCCTAAAGGTGTTTTCAGTATGTCACAATACCCAAAAGAAACCAAACATTTAGGCCACAAAGGCACATTTAAACATCAGTTATCTTTGCCTGCTGAAATTTTATCAACTCATTGTGGACACACTGATTATCTCATGCTGATCAGAAGCTCTGATTGGCTATTGACAACATCATAGAAATCACTGGGACATTGATTTTATTGTACACTCAGTTGCAAACATCTCTGTTAATTTGGAAAGGGACAAGTGAATGGCTACTTCATCAGTACAGTCTGGCAGATAAAAACACAGGAGCAAGAAGACACACGTACAACAAAAAGGGGGCCACAGGGACAAAAAGGTTTGGAACCACTGACCAAGGGGAGAAAAGGCTCTGGTTGCTTTGGTTCTCTGAGGAAGAGGGATTCCTGGTGCCTTGGGGCTGAGCCCACAGGTCTCAAGGCTGAACGAGTTCCCCCTTTTTCTCACCCTCTGGGGTCTGCAACGCTAGCATGAGAGGGTTTTCTTCTCTGGCCGGATGGACCCCACACCACAGGGTCCTACAGAGGCGGGAGGGAGGCCTGCAGAAAGGCTCAGCTCAGGTGGGAGGGCTGGTCAGCAGTGACGGGAACGGGGACCCAGGGAACTCCTTGCATCGGCAACTGCagagcaaataaaagaaaagagtcaCAGACCTGTGAAACGCTGCAGAGAGAGACCACAGCAAGAGGGGCAATGACACAGAGCCAACTGGCAGCCTGCAGAACACGCTGTGGGAGAGCTGGGGGTTCAGGGCATGAAAATGGTGCTTCTCAAGCTTCCCAACTGACAGGTTCACCCTCACAGACTTGCAGCCCAAAGGCACACAGAGCTCCACCTTGGGCTCACGAGGGCCCTGAGCCTAATTTAACACTCTGCCATCACTGTGTTGAAGTTTTTAACAAGGggcccacattttcattttgcacactGGACCCTTGCAAATTGCTCAGCTCATCCTGCCAACTGAAGTATCCCCATGATAAGGAGAAAATGAACCACCACACACATCAACAATGGGGGCAAGTCCCAAGCCacccagagagggagaaaaacacatttctttgactgagttcttaaaaaaaaaaaaaaaagcacacacatgCAAATGGTTATATAACACAGCATGTTCATCTTTATTGAAAATTGTCTTCCCCAGGAAATACTGTGTGATATTGATGCACCAGGAAGATTAACTATGCAGAGCAGGCACAGCGGCACACAGCTTAATGAGGCCAAATGGGGACACTGCAGCGTTTCCAAAGCCGGCTATGCATCAGAACCACCAGGGGGCTGGTAAAAAATACCCCATCAGATTCCTGTCCCTCACGCCACATCCTGGGTGTcagaaatgggaagggaagaTACAcaagaatttctatttttctatttttttaaacgaGCCTCAGGAGTGGGACTGAGAGACGTATGAACAACCTTTTGCTTTATACCATTTAAAATCTTTATCAAGactttacaacttaaaaaaattaaaaatttccagCTGATTTAAATACAGCAGGTCGTTGACTAAAGTACCAGCTGGGTTTGGACAAACCTAGGCACCACGCCCTTCTGACACTTTCCGATTTGTAAGCCGCACTCAACCTCTAAGGTCTATACGCATTGAGTTTAGCATATTGTACATTCTCAGTAATAAATAACTATTCTTAAAACGACGTTTTTATTTATCCTGTAGCTCACTGGTCCCCAGCATACCAAAGTTTAACAGTTTACGGATTAACAACTCTGCGCAACCAAGGGAACCCACCAGAACGTATAGTCCGATTCCCGGATTGGACAATGATGGGGCGGGATCACTTCAATAATACACCAATCAGAACCCTCCAGACCAGTAGGGCGGAGTCAAAGGACTGGCAAAATGCGCAGGTGCGGGGGGCTCGCGAAGGAGGGGCGACCCCCAGCGCGCGCacaccttcccctctccccctcctcagcGGGGGCGGGATGTTTGGCGCGCGCGCGCAGGCCCTTCTCTCGgactccgccccccgccccgccgcgcGCTCCCGCCCCCGGGCTGAGGCGACTCTGAGTCGGAGCCCGACACAAAGGCGGTGGCGGCGGCAACGGCGGAGGGGCCCTAGAGGCCGCTCCGCCCGCGCTCTCCGGGCCCACCTCCTTCACCCAGGCCACCGGCC encodes:
- the PCIF1 gene encoding mRNA (2'-O-methyladenosine-N(6)-)-methyltransferase → MAKENHGSPREEASLLSHSPGTSNQSQPCSPKPVRLVQDLPEELVHAGWEKCWSRRENRPYYFNRFTNQSLWEMPVLGQHDVISDPLGLNATPLPQDSSLVETPPAENKPRKRQLSEEQPSGNGVKKPKIEIPVTPTGPSVPSSPNVPGTPTLKIWGASPEDKQQAALLRPTEVYWDLDIQTNAVIKHRGPSEVLPPHPDVELLRSQLILKLRQHYRELCQQREGIEPPRESFNRWMLERKVVDKGSDPLLPSNCEPVVSPSMFREIMNDIPIRLSRIKFREEAKRLLFKYAEAARRLIESRSASPDSRKVVKWNVEDTFSWLRKDHSASKEDYMDRLEHLRKQCGPHVSAAAKDSVEGICSKIYHISLEYVKRIREKHLAILKENNIPEVVEAPEVEPRLVYCYPVRLAVSAPPMPSVEMHMENNVVCIRYKGEMVKVSRNYFSKLWLLYRYSCIDDSAFERFLPRVWCLLRRYQMMFGVGLYEGTGLQGSLPVHVFEALHRLFGVTFECFASPLNCYFRQYCSAFPDTDGYFGSRGPCLDFSPLSGSFEANPPFCEELMDAMVSHFEKLLESSPEPLSFIVFIPEWRDPPTPALTRMEQSHFKRHQLVLPAFEHEYRSGSQHICKKEEMHYKAVHNTAILFLQNDPGFAKWGPTAERLQELIAAYRQSGRSHGSSSSSSSSSSEAKDRDSGREQGPSREPHPT